GCGCTCGTGGCAGAGAGTGCACCGAGCCGGATTGGAGATGTCGATCACGACAGGCTCCGGTTCTCCGAGCTGCTCGCGATAGACGTAGGACCATCCAGTGAACTGCGAGTGGCCGTCAATAGATCTGACTAGGCTATCTCTGAGTACCTCGTCGATGTGGTAGAGACCTCGCTTCCACTGGCCGAGGCTCTCTGAGTACTTGAGACGTTCCAGGCGCCCGTGCGGACCGCGGAACAGGTAGTCGTCCTTCCCGCTCCAGTCGTTGATGATCTGAACGCCGAGCCGGGCAGAGATCTCTCCGAGGACCACATCGGCCGGATGATCGACACCTCTTCCAGACGACTCACTCCCCATCGTAGACCTCCGGTTCGAGGCGGGTTCGTGCGTCGCACAGTCGGTTCCAGCCGGCCACGGCGGTTTCGGCTCCACGAAAGAGCCCGTACATCAGCGCCGCCGCACCGACGTAGAACGTCGCGAGGAACGGGTAGACCGCGAGCAGCGGCGCGAGTCGAGCGCGGCCGTAGGCGGTCCGCTCTCGCCACTCAGTCCGGAGGTGCGATACGTCGAGCCGGACGCCGTCGACGATGGCGACGAACGCGTCCGCGAGTTCCTCACGCCCCGACATCGGTCACCTCCATAGCAGCTCACGCTCAGTTGACCGCGACATCGTTCGGAGGTAGCCGATGCTCAGCGCGTACCCGCCGAAGAACGCCACCAGCGCTCCCGCGAGCGCGAGGTACCGGCCCATTCCGAGCGCGGTGATGTAGCCAGCGGCAGTGCCGCCGAGCGCCGCGAGCATCGGCCCCGCGTGTAGCACCTGCTCGTCGGCGACTCTCACGCTTCATCACCCCTGGCAGCGCTCTCGTCGATCTCCGTGGCCCCGAAGCGTTTAGCCGTCCTCTCGATGCTCTCCGGCACGCCGGCGAGTGATGCTTCCAGCTCCGCGGCCGAGATCCCGGCCGGCGCTTCCACGACGAGCGAGATGTCTCCCTTCTCGACGCTCGCCAGTGTTCGATCGCCGATCACGTCGACGTTGAGGACCGCCGGGTGTTCGGTCGCCGCTGTCTCCGGTGTCTTCCTCGTGGCAGTTCTCCCGTCCATCGTGAGCCCCTGGCGACTCTCCGGCGCCGTGGAGTCCGGTTCAGTCATCGGTAGGCCCCACGGAGAAACCGCCCTCGCTTCCGGGCTCGTAGATCGTTGCTTTGCTCTCTCCCTCTTCGGCCATGAACAGGAGCTCGTCGCCCCCTTCGAGCCCCCATTCGTTCGCGAGCGCCTTCGGGATCGTGACGCTGTAGCTCCCGTCGCCGTCCTGAACTCGCCGTCCTTCCGCTAGGAGGTGCGTGATACCGCCGTCCTTGTAGCCTTCTGTCTTACTCATTGTTGGATCCTCCACAGAGCGCTTTGCCAGCGGTACACCCGTTGTAACGGCACCTCGAACAGAATCGCAGCCCGCCGTTCCCCTCGTCGCACGCGGGGCACTCACAGTCGCGCGAGGAGTGCCGCTCTTGCCGCTCCTGCCGAGCCCCGTTGGTCGACCCGGAAGCGGTCCCGATGGCCGCACGAGCCGAGTCTGCCCGGCTCATGCTTCCCTCCAGTAGTCGACGACGTGACTCGCGTGCTGATCGTCGTGTTCCCACGGCGAGTCGTCGCCCGCTTCCAGCAGCATCGTCGTCGTCGCCTCGCACGTACAGCAGTACGCCGAGACGACCCGCCGCTCGTCGACGTCGACCTCGTAGGGCTCGGGCTCAGACGGGCCGCGCATGTCGACGTTCTCCGCGGCGCCGACCACGTGCTCTCTACGCGCCATCGGTCACCTCCGCGCCAGCCGCCGCCAGCTCGTCGAGCCGGTCGCGCGGGTCTCCCCCGTCCGTCGCCGCTTCCGACGGCGCCGACGACGCTCCGGGCGTCGGCTCCTGCTCGGGAGCGTTCAGCATCTGTCCGTCTCGGCGCCCGACTACGAGCCAGACCTCATCGTATTCCCAATCCTTCCAGAGCAGGTTCTCGTTGACGAGCGGCTTGATGACCCGCGATAGCACGCCCGCCTTCGGGATGTTCAGCTTGTTCGCCAGCACGGACTCCGCGGTCCCGAGTTCGATCCGGCCGCCGACATCGGTCCAGTCGACGAGTTCCCAGTAGCCCTCCAGCGCTTTCGTCGGAACGTTGGCCGCGTCGGGGTCGGTCTCGGCTTCCGTCTCACGGGCGTCCGCGAGCCTATCGAGCGCGTACCGGACCGCGTCGGCCATCGAGCCGTGTTCTTGCTCAGCCTCCTGGAGCGCTTTGAGTCGCTTCTCGTCGCGGATCGGCGCCTTCGCGACGCGTTCCTTCTCAGTCATCGAGCATCACCTCCTCAGCCTCAACGACGCGCTGGAACTCGTCGCGGTCGCCTCCGTTGTCGGGGTGCGTCTCTGCCTTTCGCGCCCGTGCCGCTGACTCGACGACGTTCGCCGGCGCGTCCGGCGCGACACCGAGGACCTCGTGTGCCGGTTGGCTCGTAGCAGTTCCGGCGGCTACGTCGCCGTCGCCGTCGTCTCCCGGCGGCAGCCGGGCCGCAGCGAACTCTGAGTCACCCGTCTCAACGGGGCGCTGTCCGCGCATCCGCGTCTCGTGGACCCACTTCAACACGGTTCGGACGTTGTCGCGGAGTCGCGGCGACGCGTCGCACGCGACCGCGAACTGCTCGCCGTCGTCGACCCATCGCAGCACGAATCCGGGATCGTCCGGGCTCGCGTTGTGGAGCGGCAGCCCGTTCGACTTCGTGTGAGCGTTCGCGATCTCGCCGCGCCACTCGTCGACGTCCATCCGGCTCATCTCGGTCGCGAGTTCTTTGGTCGTCGCGCCGAGCGTCGCCTCGTAGCTCCGGTTCCGCTCGCGCTCCGCCGCAGGCGTCCGCTCGAAGCCGGTGGGCCAGTCGAGGTTCACGCCGAGTCACCTCCGGTCTCCTCGTCGTCGCCCGGAAGCTGCGGTGCAACCGCGTACTCCACGCGGTCATCAACCTGTACCTCGATCGGCTTGTCCTGGCCGAACTGAATCTCAACGTCGCTCTCAGCCTGAATCCGGTCGCAGATATCTGGCCAGAACCACGAACTGAACCGTGCGCTGTCGAACGCCGTCTCAGTCACAACGTCTTCAATCGTCGTCTTCCACGGCGTATCTCGGCTCGACACCTCGATGTCGTTGAGGCCGGCGTCGAACACGAAGCCGAGGTCAGTCGCGCCGCAGGCGCCGCCGACCGCACCACAGAATTCCCAACCCTGCATCCGGGCGGTCGTTCCGTGGTCGACATCGATCCAGCGTTGCGACCGCGTCGCCGACACCGGCCTGATGTCGACCGTTTCTGCCAGCGGTGGCTCTTTCAGCGTCAGTTCCTCGTTGGCCCGGTCGATCTCAACCTCGATGTCTTGGCCACTCAGGAGGAAGCCCGCCTGGAAGTCGTTGAGCGTGTCGACGCGGACGCCGACCTCACAGTGCGCGCCGGCAGTTTCGATCTTCTCTCCGGGAACGACGCTCCGGCCCATCACGACGTGTGACTTGTCGAGCGCTCGCCCGACGATTCCGGACGGGTGGAACTCGATGACGGCCCAGTCGGCGAGCGTTTCGAGGTCCTCCAGCAGCATCCAGAAGTCTGCGGCGGGAACCTCGTAGGAGGTGTTCCAGCCGTCGTCGGCGAACGTCATTGCGTCGGGCATGGCGGAGCGCCCGGACTCGTCGACGAGGCTCATGCCGCCACCCCGCTACGCCTGCGGACACCCGCGGGGCCGCATAATGCGCGCCGCCGCGCGCGCCGCGCCAAGTTTGCGCGCACATCCACGCCCACGCTACGAGGACACCGATTTTCGGACGCCCCCGTACGTCCGTACGGTTCGACAAATCCGCGGGTAGACGGCTCAGGAGCAGCGATAAGCGCCGAACCGCCACCGTACGGGTGGGTCGTCCGACCGTACGGTTCGTACGCTCCAGTTGATCCAGTTGAAACGGAGGTCATCGGTCACCACCCCGACGGCCGCCGTCAGCCATCGCACTCTCAATGTGGTAGTCGGCCCGAGCGGTCCCGATGTCGTCGGCCGCGAAGATTGTGACTACGTCGCCGTAAACATCTTCGATGCCGCCGAACGCCGCCTTCCGGACCGTACACTGGTGAGCACACGGCTCTTCGGAGTCGTTGTACTTCCGTGCCGGGCACTGCTCCCCGCTCTCGGCGAGCACACACTCGCCGACGAGGGCTCCGTGGTCTCGCTGGAGGGTGACAAGGTGCGCGTCTTCGCTGTCCGGAAGCGTGACGAGCCACGCGTTCCAGGCCCGCCGCTCGATCAGCGCCGCTTTCGGATCAGCGCGCTTCCAGCTCGCGCTCTCGGCGTCGCGTTGGCGTTCGAAGTCCAGTGGGTCCGTTCCACTCGGTGCCGTTGTCTGCCGCTCTGTGTCGCTCTGCTCGCTGATCTCACAGCGCGGACAGTACACTCTCGGAACGTCGTAACTCGCGTCCTCAACGAGCGTAACTGACGGGTGAATCGGACAGGTTCCCGTCATGCCAGATCACCGTAATAGCGGCTAGGCTGGCCGTTTTCAGACGTTTCGTGTAAAATTTCGTATGGGACCGCTGAGAGTCGAACTCAGGTCATACGGACCCCATCCGCATAGGATACCACTACCCCACGGTCCCTGTCTGCA
This genomic window from Halorubrum sp. PV6 contains:
- a CDS encoding C2H2-type zinc finger protein is translated as MGSESSGRGVDHPADVVLGEISARLGVQIINDWSGKDDYLFRGPHGRLERLKYSESLGQWKRGLYHIDEVLRDSLVRSIDGHSQFTGWSYVYREQLGEPEPVVIDISNPARCTLCHERFPSGNAFGWHLADVHQIDTDEKMEFAVPEPENQHTLNKWAGGSA
- a CDS encoding AbrB/MazE/SpoVT family DNA-binding domain-containing protein, with the translated sequence MSKTEGYKDGGITHLLAEGRRVQDGDGSYSVTIPKALANEWGLEGGDELLFMAEEGESKATIYEPGSEGGFSVGPTDD
- a CDS encoding J domain-containing protein, producing MNLDWPTGFERTPAAERERNRSYEATLGATTKELATEMSRMDVDEWRGEIANAHTKSNGLPLHNASPDDPGFVLRWVDDGEQFAVACDASPRLRDNVRTVLKWVHETRMRGQRPVETGDSEFAAARLPPGDDGDGDVAAGTATSQPAHEVLGVAPDAPANVVESAARARKAETHPDNGGDRDEFQRVVEAEEVMLDD